The nucleotide window GGTCTTCCTTCTTCTTCATTTGAGTTTGTTCCAGTGTTACTTGACCCAACAAATGAAAAACATAAAGAGATTTTAGCACTTGAATATTCTAATACAAAAAAATTTGGTGAAATGATTTGTGATGGAAAATATCTTCTTACAAATTATAGAGCTTTAGTTTACGATTTTGAAAATAATCCAAAAGCATATAGTTTTGATATTAGAACCACTTATAACACACCTGAAGAGTGTAAAATTATCAAAGAACATTTCAAAGTATTTTTATTTAAAGTTGATTTCCCAACAAGAAGCCAAATGGTAAGACATAGGGTAAATTGGCAAGAATTAAGTAGAAGATATGTAAGTGGAAAAAGAGTTCCTTTTGAATTTTATATATCAGAAAAAATGAAAGATGTAACAAGTGAAGGTGGAACAACTCAACAGATTTTAGATATCTGTTTAGAACACTATTATAAAGCTTTAGAAGATGGTGTAAAACCTCAAGAAGCAAGAAGAATAATTCCACAAGCTGGTTATTCTCAAATTTGGGGAGGTTTCCAACCAACTCAACTTGAAAATTATTTCAAATTAAGACTTGATTCTCATGCTCAATGGGAAATTAGAAAAACAGCAGAGGCAATGAAAGAACTATTAGGAGAGTGATGAATTATCAGGCAATTTTAGAAGAAATAGAAAGAGAAATCTTACCTCTTTTTGGTGAAGGTAAAGTTGCTGATTATATCCCAGCTCTTGCTAATGTAAATCCTAATCAATTTTCAATTTCACTTCAAATGTTTGACGGAACATCATTTGGAATTGGAGAAATAAATAAAAAGTTTTCTATTCAAAGTATCTCAAAAGTTTTCACTTTCACAATGGCTTTAAACTATTATGGAAAAGAGTTATATAAAAGAGTTGGTCATGAACCTTCTGGAAATCCATTTAACTCTTTAGTTCAACTTGAATATGAAAATGGAATACCTAGAAATCCATTTATAAATGCAGGTGCAATAGTTACAGCTGATAGTTTAGTTTCAATTTATAAAGATAATACTTTTAGTCAAATTTTAGAATTTATAAGAACTGTTGCAAATGATGAAACAATAAATTTTGATGGAGAAATTTTTCACTCTGAATTAGAGCATGGATTTAGAAATTATGCACTTATAAATATGATAAAAAGTTTTGGAAATATCCACAATAAAATTGATGATGTAATAAAA belongs to Arcobacter defluvii and includes:
- a CDS encoding FAD-dependent thymidylate synthase; translation: MIQLINKKENIFGDDIAFVENWDFSKANLNEENRILAITQVASICYQSPKALGSESLYNRLMAESQGLPSSSFEFVPVLLDPTNEKHKEILALEYSNTKKFGEMICDGKYLLTNYRALVYDFENNPKAYSFDIRTTYNTPEECKIIKEHFKVFLFKVDFPTRSQMVRHRVNWQELSRRYVSGKRVPFEFYISEKMKDVTSEGGTTQQILDICLEHYYKALEDGVKPQEARRIIPQAGYSQIWGGFQPTQLENYFKLRLDSHAQWEIRKTAEAMKELLGE
- a CDS encoding glutaminase, whose amino-acid sequence is MNYQAILEEIEREILPLFGEGKVADYIPALANVNPNQFSISLQMFDGTSFGIGEINKKFSIQSISKVFTFTMALNYYGKELYKRVGHEPSGNPFNSLVQLEYENGIPRNPFINAGAIVTADSLVSIYKDNTFSQILEFIRTVANDETINFDGEIFHSELEHGFRNYALINMIKSFGNIHNKIDDVIKTYFKQCSIMMSPAQLAKSMLFLANHGENPITNEVIITESKAKRINSLMLTCGHYDASGDFAYKVGLPGKSGVGGGIVAIVPKKMAICVYSPRLNAQGNSLIGTKALELFTTKTGLSIF